The Rhodanobacteraceae bacterium genomic sequence CGCCAATTACGAACGTGGCGAGCGCGAAATGCCGGTTGCGCTGTTTCGCGCGCTGTTCGAGGTGCACGGTATCGACCCTGTCTGGCTGCTATGTGGCCCCGAGTCTGACCCAGTGCGTGCACTCGAACGGCGTATGGATGCAGTACTGCTGGAAGCCGTCGTACGAGTTATCGAAGCTGGACTCCGACGAGCTGGGAAGCGATTGCGGCCAGACAAGAAAGGCCGCCTCATCCGGCTCGCGTACCAGCGGTGCGCGTTGGCGGGGCGAGCCGATGCCCGCGAGTTACGGGACCTACTTTCTCTCGCAGCGTAGGAGCTGCCGCATGCATCACGATGATCGCAAGTCACGCTGGGCCAGCCGTAGTTCATATGTGCTGTCAGCCGCGCAACAGGAAGAAATCGATCGCATTGCGGTCGAGATGCGCGGCTTGTTGGGCGAAGCCGAGGACGAAGGTGCTGACGACAACGCGACCAAGGCGTTGGACCGGGCAGCCATCGACGACGAACGCGTGTTCATCCGGCGTTTCTGGTTCGATTGGCCGCGTCGCGATCGGGTGGCGGTGATCGCACTGAAGCATCAATGCGATCTCACTGACCGCGAAATCCGGTTGTTGAGGTGGACTGGGAACCTCCGGCGGCGGAACGGCGTCGTCACCTTGGCGTCCGCACGGTGGGCCGCAGTCTTCGGCCGCTGCCTTGCGATCTTGATGTTTTTTGAATTTGGCGTGGCCGTGCTGTCACAGATGGCGTCCATTCACCAGCGGCTCTCTCCCGCGCAATTCGGGAAGTTGTACGGAGTTACCGCCTTCGTTCTCGCCATGCTGTGGCTGGTCCATCTCGGCTACATCAAGCCATGGGTCATCGAGCAACGGGTCATGCGGGAGGCGGGCGCAACCGTAGCGTGATTGCCGGCCGCAGAGGTCGCCCCAGAATCGGTTGCTGTGCTGATCGATTTCAGCGCGTGGGAGCAGTCCGCCAACCAAGACGCGCGCACAGCTGCATCTGCCGTGTAGCTTCATCGCGCAGCCAGTCGCGGAACCATGCCAGCGCGGGCTCCTGTGATCGAGTGGGGCGGAATGCCAGATACCAGGATTCGTAGCGTTGCCGGGGGATGCCAAACGGCGCGACCAGTCTTTTGGCGACCAGCGCATCGCTCACGTAATGAATCTGCGCGATCGCTATACCAACGCCATCCAGCGCTGCCTGGACGGCCATCGAGGAACTGCCGAAGGTCACCTCACTTCCGCAACGCGCCGGAGTCTTGTCGCCTGCCGCGCGCGACCACCACACCCACTGCTCGCGCAGGTGGGCGACCACGATCCCGGACACTTTCCGGAGATCCTGCACGCGCCGCAGTTGTTTGGCGACGGTGGGTGTACACACGGCCACGAGCGTTGACGGGAACAGTTCCTCCGCCTCGTAGCCGGGCCAGTTGCCTTCACCCCGCCGGATCGTGCACGTCCAGTCGTCGCGCAGGGGATTCATCAGTCCGCCGGTTGCAATGCGAACTTCGGTATCCGGGTGCAACTGGTTGAAGCCCGGCAGGCGCGGAATCAACCAATGCAGAGCGAGCGCTGGCGCGACACCAACGGTCAACACGGGCCCCGCGCGCATGGCCCGCACCTGATCCGTCAGCCGCGCAATCGCCTCGAACGCGTCATGCAAACCGGGTTGATAGGCCCGGCCCTGCTCGGTCAGTTCAAGGTTGTTCGCGTGCCGGCGGAACAACTTGAACCCGAGTCCTTCCTCCAGCAGTCGCACTTTCTGGCTGATGGCTGCCGGCGTGACGTGCAACTCCGCGGCCGCGGCTGCAAAGCTGCCCAAGCGCGCGGCTGATTCAAACGCGCGCAGGCGATTGAGCGATAGAGAGTGCTGGGCCACGACCGTACCGATAGGTTTACTTATGGCTGGCAACCGGAGATTTCAGTCACGCTGTCTGCGCGAAGGCAGTAGATTACGCCATATCGTGAACACAGGTGGTGTTGGGTTGAATACGGAACGCTATGAGCAACACTATCGCTTAATTGGCGATTCGATCTGCCTGGTCGTTGGCCGATTCGCGGGCCGGCCGTGGTCGGCCTGCGCGGTGATCGCCGCATAACATGAACCTTTCCGCGCCGTTCGTTCGGCGCCCCGTCGCAACCTTGTTGCTGGCGGGCGCGCTCGGATTGCTGGGCCTCATTGCCTACGCACGACTGCCCGTGGCGCCGCTGCCGCAAGTGAACTTCCCGACGATCCAGGTGACGGCGACCTTGCCCGGCGCGAGTGCCACGACGATGGCGGCGTCGGTTGCGACGCCCCTTGAAAGCCAACTCGGGCAGATCGCGGGCGTCACGGACCTGACGTCATTCAGTGCCCAGGGCGCAACGTCGATCACGATCCAGTTCAGCCTCGCGACCGACATCAACGCGGATGCGCAGGCAGTGCAGGAAGCGTTGACCGCGGCAAGCAAGCTGTTGCCCACGACGATGACCACTCCGCCGACGTGGAAGAAGCTCAATCCCGCCGATGCGCCGATTCTGGTCCTCGCCGCGACGTCCGACTCGCTGCCGCTGACGACCGTCGACAACTATGTCCAGAACGTGCTGGCGCGCGACATCGCGCAGGTGAACGGCGTCGCGCAGGTGTCTATCGGCGGCGAACAAAAACCGGCGATCCGCGTGCAGGTCGATCCGGCAAAGCTGGCTGGCATGGGCCTGACGCTTGAGCAGATTCGGCCGGCGCTGGTTGGCGCGACTACCGATGCCGCCAAGGGATCGCTGGATACCCCGGATACTGGATTCACGATCGCGGCGAACGATCAGGTCACGACGGCAGCGGCGTTCGACAACGTGGTGGTCGCGCACCGGAATGGCGCTTCGGTGCGGGTCAGCGACATCGGCCGTGCTGTGACGGCGGCGGCCGACCGGACGGCGGCCGCGTACTACAACGGCAAGCCCGCGATCCTGCTGACGATCTACCGGCAGCCCGGCGCCAACGTCATCGACACGGTACGGCGTATCGAAGCGAAGCTTCCGGAGCTGTCTGCCGACCTGCCGGCCGCGATCAGCCTCGCTACGGTGCTGAACCGTACGACGACGATCCGCGCATCAGTGAATGATGTCGAGTTCACGCTGGCGCTGACGATCGTCCTGGTCGTGCTGATCGTTGGGTTGTTTTTGCAGAACCTACAGGCAACGCTGGTGCCCGGTGGCACCTTGGCATTGGTGGTACTCGGCACGTTCGCGGTGATGGCCGCGCTTGGGTTCAGCCTGGACAACTTGTCGTTGATGGGCCTCACGATCGCGGTCGGTTTCGTCGTGGACGATGCGATCGTGGTGGTCGAGAATGTCTACCGGCACATCGAAGCCGGAGCCTCGCCGATCGATGCGGCCCTTGCAGGTTCGCGCGAGATCGGTTTCACCGTGCTCGCAATGAGCCTCTCGCTGATCGCGGTGTTGCTGCCGATCGGGTTCATGAGCGGGATCGTCGGGCGGCTGTTCCGTGAGCTTGCCTTCACCGTCATTGCCGCGGTGGTGGTCTCGCTGGTGGCGTCGCTCACGTTTGGGCCGATGCTGTGCAGCCTCGTGGCCCGGCAATGCGGGAAGCGGCCGTACCCCGCACCACGCCCCAGCAGGGATTGGTTTGATCCAGTCATCGCGTTCTATGCACGGACGCTGGACGTGACGCTGCGCCACGCGCGCCTCATGCTGCTGGCGCTCGGCGCGACCGTGGCCGTGACGCTGCTGCTGATCGTCGCGATTCCGAAAGGGTTCTTCCCGGTGCAGGACACCGGCCTGATCCAGGCACTGGCCGACGCCTCACAAGGCGTGTCGCCGCGGCGGATGCAGCAGCTCGAACGCCGGATCGACGCGATCGTGCGCAAGGATCCGGCAGTGCAGGGCGTCGCATCGTGGACGGGCAGTACCGGCGGCAACGGCTTCGCACAGACGGCCAATACTGCCCGTTACTTCATCGTCCTGAAGCCCCGCTCCGAACGCAAACTCTCGGCCCAGCAGGTCATCAAGCGGCTGCAAAAACACCTTGACGGGATTTCCGACGCCGTACTGCACATGCACGCGACGCAGGACATCACGGTCGGCGGCCGCAACGCGCGCGGCAATTTCGAATACACGCTACAGGATCCAAATCCGGCGGAGCTGCACACGTGGGCACGCCGCGTGCTCGCCGTCATGCGCAAGCTGCCGCAGATCGAAGGCGTCGCGAGCGACCTGCAAGATGACGCGCCGCAGCTCGGCATCCACATTGACCGCACGAAGGCGGCGACGCTTGGCGTCAGCATCCAGACGATCGACGACACTCTGGACGATGCCTACGGTCAGCGCCAGATCACGCAGTACTTCACGGAGGCTGGCACCTACCCGATCATCCTCGAAATTGCCCCGCACCAGTTGCACCGCCTGGCGTCACTCGGCGACCTGTACGTCACGTCATCGCTCACGAATTCACTCGTGCCGCTCTCTGCAATGGTCAGCGTCGATACCCACAAGGTCGGCCCGCTGTCGGTGACGCACCAGGGACAGTTCCCGGCGGTGACGCTGTCCTTCAACCTGCGGCCGCGGGTGTCGCTGGGCCAAGCGGTGACGGCGATCCACCGCGCGGTGGCCGCAATCCACATGCCGGCGAGCGTTATCGGCAAGTTCCAAGGCAACGCCAGCGCATTCCAGAAATCGCTGCGCAGCATGCCGTGGCTCATCGTGCTTTCGCTGCTTGCGGTGTACGTGATCCTGGGCGTCCTGTATGAAAGCTTCATCGATCCGCTGGTGATCCTGTCTGCACTGCCCGCCGCGGGGCTCGGGGCGTTGCTGGCCCTCTACGCCGCGCGGCTCGATCTTTCGACCATCGGGATCATCGGCATCATCCTGCTGATCGGGATCGTGCAGAAGAACGGCATCATGCTGGTGGACTTCGCGCTCAAGGCCGAGCGCGAAACCGGCGCCAAGACACTGGACGCGATTCGCCAAGCCTGCCTGCTGCGGCTACGGCCGATCCTGATGACGACTGCCGCCGCGACGCTGGCGGGCGTGGCGCTGGCCGCGGCGCACGGCACCGGATCGGCGTTCCAGCGGCCGCTTGGCTTCACCATCGTTGGCGGCCTGCTGCTTAGCCAGTTGCTGACGCTGTACACAACGCCGGTCGTCTACGTTTGCCTGAGCGGGACTCGACGCCGATCCACGAAGTGGAACGCGAAGAACAGCACGCCAGCGATTGAACGCTGACGCGCTGTTCGACACGTCAGCCGGACGGGATCGGCGTCCCACGGAGTGGAGGTCAGGTTTCGACGCCGAAGTAGTCACTCGTTCAGCAAGCTCGACAGACGGCAGAGGGCCGATGGCTGCCCGACGCGGAAGCGTATGGTCGGTAGCGCCGTCCTCAATGCAGCGGCTCGACCGAAAGTGACCTGCCGCCTCGGCAAGATTGATGGCGACGATGCGGGGCGCGGCGTTACAACCTGGCCGGGCGTAGTGATCAGCTTGGCTGGCGAGAGTGATCAGTTTGTACGGCGTCGATGATCATTTTCGCTGGCGCTGCTGATCACTTGAGTGGTTTTTTGCAGCATGTGCCGGTGCGCCTGATCGAACACGGCCGGCACGGGGTGCTGGGCGCGGCGCGCTGGTACATCGACAGGCTGTCGCAAGGCATTGCACACCGTCGCGTTCCGGGCGACGGCACGGCGGCATGAGGCATCCACGGACAACCACCACCGGGTGCCGCGGCACCCGCCACTTCGTGAGCGAGAGAGGGCAAGTCATGAAACTTCGCAAGAGCATGCTTTCGGCGAGCATCGCCACGGCGCTGTTGTTCGCGGCCGCGGCTCAGGCACAGGCGCCGCAGACCACATCCGGCAATCCGCAGCAGACCCAGGCTTCATCGGACCAGAATGCGCAACCGGGAACCAAGGAAACGCCGCAGCAGCTCTCGACCATCCAGGTGGTCGGCGTGCGCGCGGCGCAGGCATTGTCGATCGAAACCAAGAAGGCGGCCAATTCGCAGGTCGAAGTGGTGTCCGCCATCGACATCGGCAAACTGCCGGCCAAGAACGTGGCCGACACCATCGCCCAGTTGCCGGGCGTGAACATCGCCGACGCGGCCGGCGCCGAAGGCGGTTTCGATGAATCCGACCGCGCCAGCATCCGCGGCAGCGCGCCATCGCTGACCCTGACCACGGTCAATGGCCATTCAATCGGTTCGGGCGACTGGTTCGTCCTGGGCGGCGGCGGCACCCGCAGCGTGAGTTACGCCATGCTGCCCTCGGAAATCGTCAACCAGGTCGTGGTGCACATGACGCCCGAGGCGAAGCTGCTGGAAGGCGGCGCGGCCGGCACCATCGACATCATCACCCGCAAGCCGCTGGATTTCAGCAAGCCGTTCTCCGCCGAAGCCAGTGTCGGCGGCGTGTATTCCGACCTGCCAAGCAAGACCGAGCCGCAGTTCAGTGGGTTGGTCAACTGGAAGAACGACGCCAACACGTTCGGCGTGATGGTGCAGGCGTTCTACGAGAAACGCGCGCTGCAGCGCGACGGCCAGGAAATCCTCGGCTATTCGTACATCCCGGCGGGTTCCGCGGCGGCCACCAGTCTCGGCTTGAGTGCCGCGACACCGGGCAGTGCCAGCACCGGCGTGTTCTATCCCAACCTGCCGGGCGCGGCGCTGTTCACCCAGACGCGCAAGCGCAAGGGCGGTTCGATCGACCTGCAGTGGAAAGCCGCCGACAACCTGACCTTCAACCTCGATGCGTTCTACTCGCACCTCGACGCCACCGATTACAACCGCAACTACATGTTGCGCACGCGCGACCAGCTTCCCAAGCAGGCCGTGACCGGCACCATCCAGGGCAACATCCTCACCAGCGCCAGCCTGCCCGGCGATCCCGCGATTTCGCAGGGCATCTACGACATGATTTCGCGCCCCGGCGAGAGCGAATCCAGCCAGTTCGTGACGCTGGACGCCGACTGGCAGGCCACCAACAACCTCGGCTTCAAGTTCCAGCTTGGTACCACGCGGGGCACGGGCAACACGCCGACCCAGGACGTGATGGAAATGGATACGGGCTTCGGTTCGACCGCCAGCTATGCGATGAACGGGCTCGGCACGCCGCTCAACTGGACCATGAGCGGCGACAACACCCGTTTCAATCCCGCGACGATGGGGTTGGACTGGATCTTCGGCGAGCAGGACATCCACGTCATTGACAAGGAACGCTGGTTCCAGGCCGACGGCACGTACGATTTCGACAACGCGGGTGCGTTGTCCTCGCTCGAATTCGGCGTGCGTTACGCCAAGCACGACCACGACAGCCCGACGGACATCGCGCAGGGCCCCAACTGGGCCTCGGCGGTGCAGTTCGGCCAGAACTCCACGATCTATCCGCCGGCCGGCGGCAACTATCCGGGCAGTTTTGCCGGCGACCTCGGCGTCGGCCAGATGCCCGCCAACATCTGGTATTGGACGGCCGCCCAGCTTTCGCAACTGAACGCGTTGTACGCCAACCGCAAGGTGACGAACGACACCGGTTCGCGCTTCTACCCGAACGGCATCTACGCCATGACGGAGAAGAATGGCGCGGCGTACATCCAGGCCAACTTCACCGGCGACCACTGGACCGCGAATGCGGGCCTGCGTTACGTGTCCACCGACGAGAACATCGGCTACACCAGCCCCGGCATCCAGGAAGCCAGCTACGCGCTCGGTTCGCCGCCCTCCGCGTTCTACCCGGCGGGCTGGTACTGGAACTACTACAAGCACAACTACAACAAGGTGCTGCCGAGCTTCAACCTGAAGTTCGACCTGAACTCCGACGGCAGCCTGCTGACGCGGTTCTCCGCGTCGCAGACCCTGACCCGTCAGGACTACACGCAGTTGGCAGGCTTCCTTAACCTCAACGATCCCAAGGTCGCCACCGACCTCGGTGGCGGCAGCGGGTCCAATCCGCGCCTGAAGCCGATCCTCTCGACCAACTTCAGCGCGTCGCTGGAATGGTATTTCGCACCGCGCGGATTGTTGTCGGGCAGCGTGTACGAGATGGACCTCAACAACTACTACGACTATGGAACGGTCACCCGCACCTACCTCAACAACTACCTGACCTACAACAACGGCACGAATCCGTCGCACACGCCGATCTACAGCAACTACCTGGTCAGCATCCCGGTGAACGTCAACGGCACCCTCAAGGGCGTCACGCTGGATTACATCCAGCCGATCGGCGACCACTTCGGCGTGTCGTTCAACTACACCTATGCCACGGGCCATTCGTCCGGCGGTACCTTCATGTACAACGCGGACGGCACGCTGGCCAACAACGTCGCCGCCGGCGACCGCCCGTTGTTCGGCACTTCGAAGAACACCGCCAACGCCTCGGTGTTCTATGAAGACGCGCACTGGAACGCGCGCGTCAATTACACCTACCGTTCCAAGTTCTACGACGGCGTGATGTCGAGTACGGGCCAGATGGCGCTGCTGCCTTACTGGCAGGCCGGCCAGGGTTATCTGTCGTTCTCGGCGGGCTACAAGCTCAACGAGCACCTGAGCTTCACGTTCGATGCGATGAACCTCAACAATCCGAAACTGCGTTACTTCATCAATGGCACGCAGGCGGGTTTGGGCTTCACCACGGCCCCGGAAGCGTTCTACGTGAACGGCCGCCAGTACTACTTCAACGTGAACTGGAAGCTCTGATCCGGGTCGATCGCCAACACGCAGTACAGGAGAGCAGGAGCGTCGAGTCTCCAGCGTTGCGGGCCGGTTGGCATCCCGGCCCGCATTTTTTTGGACGTTCGCGGCGTGGTAGTGCATCACCACGTTGGAGAGCGGCAGCCTGCATAGCGGGTGTTGGGTGCGCGGTGGCGACGTATGCTTGGTGCGAGCAACGGTCGCCCCATGCTGCGTGGTACATGTAGGCAACCAGTCTGCCGCACCACCGGCAGGCTTGCCACGGTGACACAAGGAGAACCGCCATGCGCCCGAGCAGTCTGCTGATTTTCGCTGTGGTCGCATGGAGCTTCGCGGGTGTCGCGGCGGCAGTGCCGCCGGTGCCGGTGTTCCCGTGGTCGGTCATTCCGCAGCCGGCCGAACTGCATCCGGCCGCGCGAGGTGCGGTGAGTGTGGCCAATGGCGATCGCGTGCGGGTCGCAGCGCCCGGCGATACGCAAGCGTCCGCGGTCGCGCAACGCTTCGCCGTCCTCGTCGCCACAACGCGCGGTCTGCATCTGCGCGTGGAAACGCAGGGCGACGAGCAAGCTCCGGCCACGATCGTGTTCCGTCTCGATCCGGATGCGCGCAGTGCGGATGATGCGGGATACCGCATCGTGATCGGCGATGGCCGCATCGAGGTGACGGCGCGCACTCCGCGTGGAGTGTTCTACGGCGGCGTCACGCTGTGGCAGCTGCTGACACCGGATCCTTCCGAAGCCGGAATGTCTGCGTCGGTTGGCGACGGCACGATCGTCGACCATCCGCGCTTCGCGTGGCGCGGCCTGATGCTGGATTCGGCGCGGCACTTCCAGAGCGTGGCCGATATCAAGAAACTGCTCGACTGGATGTCATTGCACAAGTTGAACGTGCTGCATTGGCATCTCAGCGACGACCAGGGCTGGCGTCTCGAGATTCCGAAGTATCCCGAACTCACGAAGATCGGCGCCTGCCGCAAGGCGATCGGTCCCGACGCGGCGTTGACCGGATCACCCGGCAAACCTTATTGCGGCTTTTACACCGATGCCGAGGTCCGTGACATCGTGCATTACGCGGCCGAGCGTTACATCGAGGTCGTGCCCGAGATCGATATGCCGGGCCACATGCAGGCGGCAATTGCTGCGTATCCGTGGCTGGGCGTCAGCGGCAAGCGCCCGCAGGTCTCGACGGATTGGGGCATCAACACCTGGCTGCTGAAACCCGACGCGCTCACGCTGAAATTCGTCGACGACGTGATGGACCACGTGATGGCGCTGTTCCCGTCGAAATACATCCACATCGGCGGTGACGAGGCGGCCAAGGACCAGTGGGAAGCGTCGCCCGAAGTTCGCGCGCACATGAAGCAACTCGGTCTGGCCAACATGGATCAGTTGCAGGGCTGGTTCACCACGCAGGTTGCCAATTATTTGTCGGAACACGGGCGCACTGCAGTAGGTTGGGACGAAATCCTGCACGGCAAGGTGCCGTCGTCCGCGGTGGTGATGTCGTGGCATGAACCGGCCGGCGCCTTGCAGGCGCTGGAGCAAGGCCACGACGTGGTGATGGCTTCGTCGCCCACGCTGTATCTCGATCATTTCCAATCCGATCTGCACGACGAACCACCGGGCCGGCCCGATGTGGAATCGCTGCAGGACGTTTACGACTACAACCCGATCCCGAAAGGCGCGACACCCACGCAGGCGGCCCACGTACTCGGCGTGCAGGCCAACCTGTGGACCGAGTACATGCCGACGTTCGCGCGCGTGCAGCACGCAGTGTTCCCGCGGATCGCAGCATTGTCGGAAGTCGCGTGGTCGCCCGCATCCACGCACGACTGGCAAGACTTCCTCCATCGCATGCCGGCGGAACTTGCGCGTTATCGCGCACTCGGCATTGGGTACGCCGACAGCGCGTTCGCGCCGGCGTTCGCATTCAGCGCGGGCGCGAACGGAACCGTTGATGTCGCTCTGTCCAACCAGTCCGGCTTCGGCACGCTCCGTTACACGACGGATGGCAGCACGCCGACCACGGATTCGACGCGATACCACAAGCCGTTGTCATTCCCGGTAGACAAGGTGGCGACCTTGCGTGCGGCAACCTTCGCCGACGATGGTTTCGAACTGGCCGCGCCACGCATGCAAGTCGTCGACGCGGCTGCACTGCTCACCCGCAACAGCGACCAGCTTGATACGTGCAGCAATCAGCTCGTGCTGCGGCTGGAAGACGATCGTCCGCTCGAAGGGCAGCGTCCGGTCTACAGGATCGACATCGAGAACACTTGCTGGCTGTGGAAGGACGCGCCGCTGGATGGCGTGAAGCGGATCGTGCTGACGATCGGCAACCTGCCGTGGAATTTCCAGTTGTGGACCGACAACGCGAAAGTGGTCACGCGGCCGAAAATCACGCCGGATGGCGAATTCCGGATTCACCTGGATTCCTGCGACGGCCCGCTGCTCGCGACGTTGCCGCTGGCGAAAGCCGCGCAGACGAAACTGCAAACGACATTGACCGCGACCATCCCGCCGACCAGCGGCCATCACACCCTGTGCATCTTCGCGACCGGCGATCCGCGCAACGGACTGTGGGCGATCGGGAAAATCGAACTGCAAAAGACGAGGTAGAGCGTAGGTTGGGCTGAGCATCGCGAAGCCCAACACTGTGTTGGGCTTCCTCCGGAGAAGCCCGGAGTCAGCCCAACCTACTCAAGCTTTCACAGCAGGCCAACCTCGTGACCAACCTTCGTGAACGCCGCGATCGCGCGGTCGAGGTGCTCGCGCGTGTGCGCCGCGCACATCTGGGTGCGGATGCGCGCCTTGCCTTCCGCCACCACGGGATAGAAGAACCCGATCGCGTAGATGCCTTCGTCGAGGAGGCCCGCGGCCATCGCCTGCGCGAGTTTGGCATCGTGGGTCATCACCGGCACGATCGGATGATTGCCGGGCCTGATCTCGAAGCCGGCCTTGGTCATTGCGTCGCGGAAATACTGCGTGTTGGCCGCGAGCTTTTCGCGCAGTTCGCCGGCTTCGTCCAGCATCTTCAGCACTTCGATGGATGCCGCGACCAGTGCGGGTGGCAGCGAGTTCGAAAACAGGTACGGCCGCGAACGCTGGCGCAGCATGTCGATGATCTCCTTGCGCCCGGTGGTGAAGCCGCCGACCGCGCCGCCCAGCGCCTTGCCCAAGGTGCCGGTGAAGATGTCGATCTTTTCCATCACGCCGTTGACTTCGGCCGAACCGCGTCCGGTCTTGCCGAGGAAGCCGGTCGCGTGGCATTCGTCGATGTGCACCAGCGCGTGGTACTTCTTCGCCAGTGCGGTAATCTGGTCCAGCGGCGCGACGACGCCATCCATCGAGAACACGCCGTCGGTCGAAATCAGCTTGGTGCGCGCGCCCGCGGCATCCGCGGCCTGCAACTGCTTCTCAAGGTCGGCCATGTCGCCGTTGGCGTAGCGGAAACGCCTGGCCTTGCACAGGCGCACGCCGTCGATGATCGAGGCGTGGTTCAGCGCATCGGAAATGATCGCGTCGTCCTCGCCCAGCAACGGTTCGAACAGGCCGCCGTTGGCGTCGAAGCAGGCGACGTAAAGAATGGCGTCGTCGGTGCCGAAGAACCTGGCGATGTCGTGTTCGAGCTGCTTGTGCAGGTCCTGCGTGCCG encodes the following:
- a CDS encoding Transcriptional regulator, LysR family produces the protein MAQHSLSLNRLRAFESAARLGSFAAAAAELHVTPAAISQKVRLLEEGLGFKLFRRHANNLELTEQGRAYQPGLHDAFEAIARLTDQVRAMRAGPVLTVGVAPALALHWLIPRLPGFNQLHPDTEVRIATGGLMNPLRDDWTCTIRRGEGNWPGYEAEELFPSTLVAVCTPTVAKQLRRVQDLRKVSGIVVAHLREQWVWWSRAAGDKTPARCGSEVTFGSSSMAVQAALDGVGIAIAQIHYVSDALVAKRLVAPFGIPRQRYESWYLAFRPTRSQEPALAWFRDWLRDEATRQMQLCARLGWRTAPTR
- a CDS encoding RND efflux system, inner membrane transporter, coding for MNLSAPFVRRPVATLLLAGALGLLGLIAYARLPVAPLPQVNFPTIQVTATLPGASATTMAASVATPLESQLGQIAGVTDLTSFSAQGATSITIQFSLATDINADAQAVQEALTAASKLLPTTMTTPPTWKKLNPADAPILVLAATSDSLPLTTVDNYVQNVLARDIAQVNGVAQVSIGGEQKPAIRVQVDPAKLAGMGLTLEQIRPALVGATTDAAKGSLDTPDTGFTIAANDQVTTAAAFDNVVVAHRNGASVRVSDIGRAVTAAADRTAAAYYNGKPAILLTIYRQPGANVIDTVRRIEAKLPELSADLPAAISLATVLNRTTTIRASVNDVEFTLALTIVLVVLIVGLFLQNLQATLVPGGTLALVVLGTFAVMAALGFSLDNLSLMGLTIAVGFVVDDAIVVVENVYRHIEAGASPIDAALAGSREIGFTVLAMSLSLIAVLLPIGFMSGIVGRLFRELAFTVIAAVVVSLVASLTFGPMLCSLVARQCGKRPYPAPRPSRDWFDPVIAFYARTLDVTLRHARLMLLALGATVAVTLLLIVAIPKGFFPVQDTGLIQALADASQGVSPRRMQQLERRIDAIVRKDPAVQGVASWTGSTGGNGFAQTANTARYFIVLKPRSERKLSAQQVIKRLQKHLDGISDAVLHMHATQDITVGGRNARGNFEYTLQDPNPAELHTWARRVLAVMRKLPQIEGVASDLQDDAPQLGIHIDRTKAATLGVSIQTIDDTLDDAYGQRQITQYFTEAGTYPIILEIAPHQLHRLASLGDLYVTSSLTNSLVPLSAMVSVDTHKVGPLSVTHQGQFPAVTLSFNLRPRVSLGQAVTAIHRAVAAIHMPASVIGKFQGNASAFQKSLRSMPWLIVLSLLAVYVILGVLYESFIDPLVILSALPAAGLGALLALYAARLDLSTIGIIGIILLIGIVQKNGIMLVDFALKAERETGAKTLDAIRQACLLRLRPILMTTAAATLAGVALAAAHGTGSAFQRPLGFTIVGGLLLSQLLTLYTTPVVYVCLSGTRRRSTKWNAKNSTPAIER
- a CDS encoding putative N-acetylglucosamine kinase, glucokinase-like, with the translated sequence MIIFAGAADHLSGFLQHVPVRLIEHGRHGVLGAARWYIDRLSQGIAHRRVPGDGTAA
- a CDS encoding N-acetylglucosamine-regulated TonB-dependent outer membrane receptor, producing the protein MKLRKSMLSASIATALLFAAAAQAQAPQTTSGNPQQTQASSDQNAQPGTKETPQQLSTIQVVGVRAAQALSIETKKAANSQVEVVSAIDIGKLPAKNVADTIAQLPGVNIADAAGAEGGFDESDRASIRGSAPSLTLTTVNGHSIGSGDWFVLGGGGTRSVSYAMLPSEIVNQVVVHMTPEAKLLEGGAAGTIDIITRKPLDFSKPFSAEASVGGVYSDLPSKTEPQFSGLVNWKNDANTFGVMVQAFYEKRALQRDGQEILGYSYIPAGSAAATSLGLSAATPGSASTGVFYPNLPGAALFTQTRKRKGGSIDLQWKAADNLTFNLDAFYSHLDATDYNRNYMLRTRDQLPKQAVTGTIQGNILTSASLPGDPAISQGIYDMISRPGESESSQFVTLDADWQATNNLGFKFQLGTTRGTGNTPTQDVMEMDTGFGSTASYAMNGLGTPLNWTMSGDNTRFNPATMGLDWIFGEQDIHVIDKERWFQADGTYDFDNAGALSSLEFGVRYAKHDHDSPTDIAQGPNWASAVQFGQNSTIYPPAGGNYPGSFAGDLGVGQMPANIWYWTAAQLSQLNALYANRKVTNDTGSRFYPNGIYAMTEKNGAAYIQANFTGDHWTANAGLRYVSTDENIGYTSPGIQEASYALGSPPSAFYPAGWYWNYYKHNYNKVLPSFNLKFDLNSDGSLLTRFSASQTLTRQDYTQLAGFLNLNDPKVATDLGGGSGSNPRLKPILSTNFSASLEWYFAPRGLLSGSVYEMDLNNYYDYGTVTRTYLNNYLTYNNGTNPSHTPIYSNYLVSIPVNVNGTLKGVTLDYIQPIGDHFGVSFNYTYATGHSSGGTFMYNADGTLANNVAAGDRPLFGTSKNTANASVFYEDAHWNARVNYTYRSKFYDGVMSSTGQMALLPYWQAGQGYLSFSAGYKLNEHLSFTFDAMNLNNPKLRYFINGTQAGLGFTTAPEAFYVNGRQYYFNVNWKL
- a CDS encoding beta-glycosyl hydrolase, with amino-acid sequence MRPSSLLIFAVVAWSFAGVAAAVPPVPVFPWSVIPQPAELHPAARGAVSVANGDRVRVAAPGDTQASAVAQRFAVLVATTRGLHLRVETQGDEQAPATIVFRLDPDARSADDAGYRIVIGDGRIEVTARTPRGVFYGGVTLWQLLTPDPSEAGMSASVGDGTIVDHPRFAWRGLMLDSARHFQSVADIKKLLDWMSLHKLNVLHWHLSDDQGWRLEIPKYPELTKIGACRKAIGPDAALTGSPGKPYCGFYTDAEVRDIVHYAAERYIEVVPEIDMPGHMQAAIAAYPWLGVSGKRPQVSTDWGINTWLLKPDALTLKFVDDVMDHVMALFPSKYIHIGGDEAAKDQWEASPEVRAHMKQLGLANMDQLQGWFTTQVANYLSEHGRTAVGWDEILHGKVPSSAVVMSWHEPAGALQALEQGHDVVMASSPTLYLDHFQSDLHDEPPGRPDVESLQDVYDYNPIPKGATPTQAAHVLGVQANLWTEYMPTFARVQHAVFPRIAALSEVAWSPASTHDWQDFLHRMPAELARYRALGIGYADSAFAPAFAFSAGANGTVDVALSNQSGFGTLRYTTDGSTPTTDSTRYHKPLSFPVDKVATLRAATFADDGFELAAPRMQVVDAAALLTRNSDQLDTCSNQLVLRLEDDRPLEGQRPVYRIDIENTCWLWKDAPLDGVKRIVLTIGNLPWNFQLWTDNAKVVTRPKITPDGEFRIHLDSCDGPLLATLPLAKAAQTKLQTTLTATIPPTSGHHTLCIFATGDPRNGLWAIGKIELQKTR